Sequence from the Phragmites australis chromosome 11, lpPhrAust1.1, whole genome shotgun sequence genome:
TTGCGGCTGCCGTGGGAAGGACAAGCACACCCATGGCGGCGGTCAGAGATGGCGAGGAAGCGTGTGCACCACATGCTTCTGGAGGAGGAAGCAGGCGAGAATAATAGCAAGGATGGAGTCGCAGTGGCAAGGATGGTACTTTTACCCGTACGTGTGGGGTTCCTACGCCCTCGGCCTCGCCGCCTGCCTCGCCTAATGGTGGCGCAAGCTCCATCGCACCGAGGGTCGCTCCTCCATCGCCGACTTGCTGACCGCTGGGCCAGAGCAGCCCGCCTTCGGCCCATGAGCGCGTAAGCCGACCCTTACTCTAAGTTTTTTCGTAAATACTGTGCtatatgttgattttttttttcctctgcatTTTCTGAGCTCGCGTAGAGGCCGTGTTGCTTCTTAGTTCTTGTTTTGATCGTCTAGATGGTGATCTGAGGTAAAATAATAGTAAACGTGGGATTGAAATTGTTGTTAAACATGGAGTGATCATTGGCATCAACCTCGCAATCTATAACTGAACACaattcatctaaaaaataaCTGCCCACAATTATACCAAGAACAATCCGATACACTTGTACTAATACAATAAGGTAAATAATACAGCGAAAGAACAAAACCAAACAACAAATCCATGAGCCTAGTTACATGCTCGCTGATGCTATAGGACCACTCGTGGGCCACTTCTATTGCTATATTCCAATTTAGCTCATGTTTCCAAAATTTTAACTGCTCGGCAAGAACAGGTGCATGGACATGCTAGTGATGCATCAGCCTTTCTCTTCTATGTAGAATTACAATCTACAATCCAATCAACTGATGGAGGGTAGAAAAAGTTCTTGATAACCTGCATTAGAAAGTAAATGAGCAGTGAGATCAATATCAGAATTTGTCAGTTGTCACTACAGGGACCTTGCAAGGAATAACGCAATTGACCATATCATATCGAAAAGAAAGATACAGAAGCTCTTGTTTGATCTTAGTTTGATAAAATTCGTAGTGTAAAATGAATGGAACGCTACCATAGTTCATAAGTCTAGGTTTTGTCAGCTCTAGAAAAAGAAAGTTCCTACGTAGTCCATGTGGGACAAGTAAAATGGATACTGTCATCTACTAGATAACCAAAGCAAGGAACAGAGTACTTGTTCTGCCTAAACATTCTTATCCTAGAAACAAAACCTCCCAGCTTTGAGCTTTCTACCGCATAATAACTTATATGCTCTTACCATATATAGAAGTGGGAGAAAATTCTATATATTGCACAATCCCCTCATGTGTTGAAATACTTCTAGGACCTCAGATGATGAAATTGGTTAGCTTTAAAAAAGTCTGAACCTCTCAGAAAATGCCCTGTTCAAGGTTTAGTGACAAAACAGCGAGCGCTCAACAGCAACAGGCTCCAGATTTGGCCAAAAGGACAATGACTTCTGAAAAGTACCCATGGCCATGGAGGCATGTTTGTCAATGCTTATTCGATTCTCATAGATGACGCGAGCGAGGCGGTTCGATTTGGTTGGTCGGTCTAGAGTTCTCAGGGCATGGGCAGAGCAAGAACCGATCAACCACCGGCCTTCCCTCCCTGGGGGATACGCTAACCGAAGGCATTCGTCACATGGCGCGCCGGAGTCGAAAAAGGCCAAACATATGTTGCCTTCAGGGCAAGATGACCGGCCACCCAACATCATCGCTGAAAAAGGTATGTCAAACTACCGAGGACAAAGCTGATAAATATGTTTTAAACCCTTTTAACTAACCATTATATCGAAAGTAAGAAGTAAACAAGTGCTTCGAAAAGCCACCACAATACAAAAAAGGAGTCAAAGAGGGGTCCAAAAAATAAGTTTCAGAAGAAATATTATATGAAACAAGAATACGGCcgagatttgcttacctcaaaGTCAGAATAATGTTTCGGCCCTGCTAGTCTGATGTGCGATGTAAGCACAAATGGTTAGTCAGAAAATATCACAATCCCCCTTGTGCAGtacttggaaaaaaaaatatacttgCGTAGGATGTTCAGAAGAAAAAGGCGGCGAGTAGGACAACAACCGCCACCGGAAATGTAATCTGCAGCAGTGAACAAAGGGTAGGAAAGAAGGATAAGCTTTTTGCGACAGAGATGTTATTTGACAATCTTTCTGTAACCATGTGTTTCTTATGCGAACCAAATTTGCGTTCAGAGTTAGTAAGACCCCTTACTTACCTTCGGCTTGGAAGAAGAGGAGAACGTCGGCGACGGGCTGAAGGATGCTCCGTTGAACCCGAGGTTGTACACCGGCGTGCCGTTGGGGTAAAACAGCCCGTAGTTCCTCTCCGACGTCGGCCCGGGCTTCATGTCCTCGTTGAACAGCGCGAACACGAACACGTCGACGGGCACGTCCGGCTTGAGCGGCGTGCCCTGGCCCGTCGCGATCCTCTTCATCAGGTTCCCGTTGTACGCCGCGGCGTTGGCCACGGTCGCGCCCACCTCGTCGTCGTCCCCCTTGGACGGCCACCCGGTCTCGGAGATCCTCACGCTGACGTCCGTGTGCCCCACGGCCTTCATGGCCGCGTACACCGCATCGATCTGGGCGTAGAGCATGTTGTCGTAGGTGAGGTTGGTGTTTGGGTCGCGCACGCCGGGGTTGGGCTCGAACAGCACGTACGGAAGCGACACGCTCCCGGGGCTCGCCTTGTAGGCGAAGAACGGGTACGCGTTGATCAGGAACGGCGAGCCGACCTCGGCGTGGAAGTTGAGCAGCGGCTTGATGTACTGCCCAAGGTCCTCCCGGAAGGCGCCTGCCGATGGCGGGTAGCTGCTGGCGAGGATGTTGACGGAGTGCGCCGTCGAGACGTTCACCTGGCCGCCGAGCCCGAGGTCGACCAGCGCCTGGTAGACGGCCTGCATGGCCGGGAGGAGGTTCTGCATGGCGACCGTGTCCTTGCCAGAGAGCACCTCGTTGCCCACGGTGATGCAGGTAACGCGCGTGGCGGGAAGGAACGGCTGCACGTGCTGTGCCACCCAGGCGCGGGCCTTGCGGGCGTCGGTCAGGTTGTGGAGGTCCTCGTTGCCGACGATGAACTCGACGCCGGTGCCGGCGAAGGCCGTGAGCACGGCGGGGTCGGCGTCGTAGAGCTTGACCCGGTTGACGTTGAACGACTGGAGGAGGCCGGACACCTGCGTCGGGTGCGGGAGGTTGTTCGCTATCTGGCCGTAGTTGATGCCGAACTTGAGTGGCGCTGTCGCCGCCGACACAACGTCCGTGGCTGCGATCAGGGCCAGAACCGGACATTCCATTACTCCAAAGAAAGGTGAAAGACAATATGCAGATTTAGGAGGGCTAGAAATGACAAAACGAAATTTAACCTGAACGTTGATACTCATTGAACATTTTTTCTGCCAATAATTAGCACGGATATATGAAATTTTGCATCTGAAGAACCAAAGTTTAGAGGAAACTAAATCTGTTCCCTTTCATATAAAATGGCTTCTAATACTCTTAGGTGGGAAGTCGTTTTCGATAACAAAACGTACAAAGCGAATATTCATCAGCAACGCATGCAATCAGAGGaaaatttcaaagaaaaatgTCAAATCAGGCATACGTGATTTCAACAAGGGATCACGGACTGACGTGGAAATTTATTGTTTTCTCTATCAAATACACGTCGGACTAGCCGCCTGACTATGCTTAAGGAACCTGCGAAAACGACCTCGCAATGGCAATGCAACAATGTTCCATGTCACTGAAGAAAAATATAGAAGAATTGTTTTgctacatgataggatgatctCATCTCCCATGCTAAAATTACAaccttttttttgtgtgtttgcGCTGTTGCCCTTACAAAACCTGCACTCAAAGACCTTGCAACTTACTGAAATGAGCCAGAGAAGAAACAGAGAACGCATCTAGACAAAAATGAAATTTTCTTTCTGTGCATGGAGCCTGTTaatcagaaaagaaaatttgaaatcTGGAGCGACTTGAAGATCAGGGGTAGTGTCCATGTCCAAGGACCGAAGGACGAGCGTTTCTACTCCAAAAGCAACCATGAACAGAAAGAGTTCTTCTCTAGTAAGTACCTGAGAGGAGCGAGAGCAGCAGGAGGCTGGGCAGaagcgaggaggagaagaagacggCGCAGAGCTCCACCCGCGCCATGCCTCGGCGCTCTCCTGCTATTTCTCTCCGCTTTCCTGCTCGGCTTTTCTCTGTCTCCCGCTCAGGGCGATGCTGGAGGAAGCACAGTTACGTTGGGCATTAACTCGCGCGTTTCTCTCCTGTCGGGGCCGGGTCGCGGGTCGCCTACCTTTCCCTGCTCTTTATAGTAGCTGCCGTTGAaactttttaaaataatattattttattggaaatatataaaaatatttttttaaataggaaAATTGTATAAATATGTGTCAGTCGGTATTCAATTACCGGCTACGGTATTTTTGGCAATTGGAGTGTCGTAGGTAAAtgttaaaaaatcataattttttcatataattttgaATAAAGATAATCTTGATATAAAAATTGTACATATATCTACAGTTTTATAGTTGAGcacttttttcatttgaatccaTTTAGGTATCTAGAAAGCGACTAAAATTTttagatctataattttcataaaagATTATCTTCATTTGAAATCATATTAAAaagttataatattttttatttgaatattaTCTACGGAACACCAGATCTGTCAATAGTTAATATCCAACTGTCGACAGGCTATCTAATTACCGATAAGGACTAGTCAGCATTTTAATTACTGATAACCGTTTCACATCTGTTTCTGCAACTTTCTCatattgcataatattttttgcatcttttttaataaaataatattattaaaaaattcaccTGCCGTCGCTGCAGCGTACGATCATACGGTATGCTCTGTTTTATACTTCCTGCCGTCCAAAGAAAGTCCAAACCATATCAGACGGGTAGAACAAAACATCCCTATCGGAGATGGCCGCTCGTTACCGGCACGGCACGCCCGTATGACAACCTTCGTAGCTTACCAAATACGAAGACGTCCTAAAAATATGCATGGAATTCATACGTTTCAAACAGGCTCTTACAGTTCAGCCTTTGCTTTGCTACTCATTTTAGGAAATCCAGAAACAATGCTAGAAAGAAAAATCCATTGGTAACAAAAATGCTCCTTCTCAGCTCGGATACGGGTGTTCTTATTCTGATTAAGACAGGTAGTTCCTCCTAGCCAATatcgtttttatttttttttatgctgCAGCTAACGGAGACGGCGAAAACCTTGTGCCGTGGTTGTACAAGCCGGAGCGCCGCATACCGGCCGGCTGCCGAGCACGGTGCTGTGCCTTTCGTGGCCATGTCGACGGTAACCTTGTTGGCTCGGCTCCGGCGGCGCACAGCCGGTGCTCTGCTGACTGGTAGTGGTTGCTGACCAAATATTAAAGGCTCCACGTCAGCCCGTCACACACTGATGGCGATACTGAAAGTGAAACTTTGCTCATTTGATCTCAAAGTCTCAGTAGAAAGGTTGGGCAGATCTGAGTTTGTATCAAACCAAGCTTACGGGCTTGCTTGTCTCCTGATCTTTCTGTGCAGGTAGTGCTCCTCCTGTTCGTTCATTGGTGGATAAACATACGAACGTATGGAAAGCAACTGATGAATACTCAATATTCAACAATCAACGTGACGGAAGATAGAAGTCCAATTTCTGAATCCTATCGAATCCGAGCTCCATCCCCGATTCGTTTGATACTTCAAAAGTCCGTCTTGCTGGAAAAGAGCACGTGCAACGTTTATTTGAACTGTACAAGAGTTGAACAACTTTGATTTTACTTAAGCATTTCGAAGCTCAATGGTGATTAAACAAAGCAAATCAGGAAACGATGCTAATGGTTCAAGACCAGGTATGCCACAACACACTAACAGAAGGACAAAGGTGTGTGTTAATGCTGATCTGCTACAACGACGATGGGGAACGGACGTTTAGGGATGAGGATTGCTGAGATAAAGAACATAGCTCAAAGGACAGACAGTAAGCAGATCGATGTCCTGCAAGATGCACTCATGCACCTGGACGCTGTAGCTCTAAACCTGCCTTCTGAAAACTGAAGGGCCAAGAAATAGTAAGGACTGAAAATGCTATGCGTGTCAACATTCAGAGATGCAGGCCCCTTCGGTTCGTTGCTGAATCTTGCCACACCTAGGTTAGGCAAATTGTGGCGAACAAAACAGGCGTCACAAGTGTGACAAATTTTGGTATAAAATTAAGTCTATGGCATGTGGGGTATAAGGCTAAGAAAGTTTGACGAGCCAAAATTGTGGCATCGAACCAAACTTTATAACAAAATTATGGCGTGCATAAGGTGAGATTGGTTGTTCGTATAGGATCTTACCTTATGGACCGTATATGTAGACTGAGCCgaatcatatttgttgaaaagaagagtgtttagttggttgtatctgtttgCATAGGCTGTgctgagtttctatttggttgaccGAATATGAGACTGTATGAACAGATGCAAGAGAGATTATGATTGGTTACTCATATAAAAATGATATTGTgattgttggtgaaagaaactaTCTTCCATAAATAAAGTGCGACGAGAGCCAAGTCACACGAATAGCTCAAGCTTGAATGAGAGGTGGAGAATAAGAAGACACCAAAGTTGTCTGGATAATCTTTTCCCTAGTTGGCTTGATGGCCAAAGGTCTATATTATACTGATATTCAGAGTGTGAATATACAAATATGTCCCTAGAAGGTAGGCAGAGGTATATGTCTTATACTATACAACTAGAGAACGGGCTAGCCCAGTAATTATCCATATGGCTGGTAAGACAGTTGTCCTAGCAGTGGGTCGTCTATTCGGCATTGCACTATACCAGCGTGTcaggcggccaccacttgcaccatgGTGTCAGGCGGTCACCACTACACCAGCATTAAATGCTGGTCACCTCACTGCACGTGGGGGGCAGCCTGTGGGCCACCTCCTGGTTGATCTTTTCAAAGGCTTGGAAGGCTCCAGGTCTCTGGAGGCATGGCCTCCGAGACTGCCTCGAAGCCCTAGGCCCAGAAGGGGGCCGAAGCCTAGGGGTCTTTGGGCCCGGACTTCTAGGGCCAAGGGACGTCAGGAGTCCTTAATAGCGATTCCCCTAACAGCAGCTCCTCACGAGGATGCCCAGTGGTGTGGCTACCCCCGCAATATCCGGAGCAAGGCCTTTGGCGATCCTTGGCCCCACGGTTACGGGCCCTCAGTCCTCCGATGATGCTGAATGTTGGAATGCCGGTCAGGGGTGCAGGCTGAATACCCAATGTTACCTACGAGGGAGATCATTAAATGCAGTGTGAGGTGGGTGATGTAATCGTGCCTGTCCGGTCGGTATTGAAGACGAGTAATGTCTTGGTATTGGAGCGTCATGGCGAGCGGTTCCGCCTCCCCATGATTGCAGGGAGAGGAGACATGACGTGCGCGCTCACCGTGAGGAGGTAACAGCCCATTCCCCAATCTATAAGGTGAATGTTGTTGATGAGCGTCATTCTCATCCGGCACCTCTGTTTTTGCAGTTCGAGTTCTTGTGCACTCATCCACCAACCCCAACCTTTGGAGATTCCTGGTCGATAAGCTCTCTGTGTTGCTTCTTCAAGAGGCCATGGCTCGCCGGCACCCGCAGTGGAGTGGGCTCACCACTGAGGAGTCACGTGTCATCGACAGATTGGGCCACCACATCAATAGCAGCCGCTAATGGCGGTGGTACAGGTAGAACCACCAATGCCCACGGGTCAGCAGAATCTCGAGCGGTGAAAAACCTTCCACTGATGCTCAGCCCACCACCGG
This genomic interval carries:
- the LOC133885730 gene encoding glucan endo-1,3-beta-glucosidase 14-like isoform X2; translated protein: MFNEYQRSATDVVSAATAPLKFGINYGQIANNLPHPTQVSGLLQSFNVNRVKLYDADPAVLTAFAGTGVEFIVGNEDLHNLTDARKARAWVAQHVQPFLPATRVTCITVGNEVLSGKDTVAMQNLLPAMQAVYQALVDLGLGGQVNVSTAHSVNILASSYPPSAGAFREDLGQYIKPLLNFHAEVGSPFLINAYPFFAYKASPGSVSLPYVLFEPNPGVRDPNTNLTYDNMLYAQIDAVYAAMKAVGHTDVSVRISETGWPSKGDDDEVGATVANAAAYNGNLMKRIATGQGTPLKPDVPVDVFVFALFNEDMKPGPTSERNYGLFYPNGTPVYNLGFNGASFSPSPTFSSSSKPKITFPVAVVVLLAAFFF
- the LOC133885730 gene encoding glucan endo-1,3-beta-glucosidase 14-like isoform X1 — translated: MARVELCAVFFSSSLLPSLLLLSLLSATDVVSAATAPLKFGINYGQIANNLPHPTQVSGLLQSFNVNRVKLYDADPAVLTAFAGTGVEFIVGNEDLHNLTDARKARAWVAQHVQPFLPATRVTCITVGNEVLSGKDTVAMQNLLPAMQAVYQALVDLGLGGQVNVSTAHSVNILASSYPPSAGAFREDLGQYIKPLLNFHAEVGSPFLINAYPFFAYKASPGSVSLPYVLFEPNPGVRDPNTNLTYDNMLYAQIDAVYAAMKAVGHTDVSVRISETGWPSKGDDDEVGATVANAAAYNGNLMKRIATGQGTPLKPDVPVDVFVFALFNEDMKPGPTSERNYGLFYPNGTPVYNLGFNGASFSPSPTFSSSSKPKITFPVAVVVLLAAFFF